From one Dermacentor silvarum isolate Dsil-2018 chromosome 3, BIME_Dsil_1.4, whole genome shotgun sequence genomic stretch:
- the LOC119445799 gene encoding D-dopachrome decarboxylase-like: MPLCTLKTNLLASKIPNGFNVRFAQYVATLLKKDIEKVTVIVEPGLEMSRAGTTDPNCLCSIHSINVFSPDKNKEYGSKLRDFLSENLAMPPKRIVITLFDLSPNDLV, translated from the exons ATGCCTCTCTGCACACTCAAGACGAATCTTCTAGCGAGCAAAATTCCGAATGGTTTCAACGTCAGGTTTGCCCAGTATGTTGCCACCCTCCTGAAGAAAGATATCGAG AAAGTGACCGTTATTGTGGAACCAGGTTTGGAAATGTCAAGAGCCGGCACGACCGATCCCAACTGTCTGTGCTCGATTCATTCCATCAACGTGTTCTCTCCAGACAAAAATAAGGAGTACGGCAGCAAACTGAGGGACTTCCTCTCGGAAAACTTGGCCATGCCGCCGAAAAG gaTTGTCATAACTCTGTTCGACCTGAGTCCCAACGATCTCGTCTGA